In one window of Nakamurella sp. PAMC28650 DNA:
- a CDS encoding deoxyguanosinetriphosphate triphosphohydrolase family protein has protein sequence MTTTTTDPRLARRGGQTESDSMAAYREDLDRIRFSPYFSRLSAVTQVISQGAAGQSVQNRLTHSIKVAAVARAIAVKLNHGSHRELLAELGGCDPVVIQAAATAHDLGHPPFGHLGERVLDRIARSRFGLADGFEGNAQTFRIVTELDVHGTSGEGLNLTTAVRAAVLKYPWARFGVPDPHPSTAEHAPKGGGRGEEGLGSGKFSAYVLDAGEMTEVLAAYPLIKPWRQTVECSVMDIADDIAYSLHDLDDFHRAGVLQHASVSAEFRTWNRHRADLEKVPLTELKANERLPGNLLELLRRRLHAKDGWMVDDEAFAVAVGRVGTDLVDGLLAVPFDSSLAAERLVGEFTRSWISHLQDSVLVSKDPPPRAGHISLDRQAWHEVAVLKFVHQRFVLDRPDLAMFQRGQGQVMAELVADLDSWLADPVDAGRAPRRLIDLVELATGSYHQLARSNPGLLITSTGEQGGSPDDLIRWGRGRGIIDYVASLTDDRAASSAATLAGHTARLWDAGSAL, from the coding sequence ATGACGACAACGACGACGGATCCCCGCCTCGCCCGACGCGGCGGGCAGACCGAGTCCGATTCGATGGCCGCCTACCGCGAGGACCTCGACCGGATCCGCTTCTCACCGTATTTCTCCCGGCTGTCCGCGGTCACTCAGGTGATCTCGCAGGGCGCGGCCGGCCAATCGGTGCAGAACCGGCTGACCCACTCGATCAAGGTGGCGGCGGTGGCGCGGGCCATCGCGGTCAAGTTGAACCACGGCTCGCACCGCGAGCTGCTGGCCGAACTCGGCGGGTGCGATCCGGTGGTCATCCAGGCTGCGGCCACCGCGCACGACCTGGGCCACCCACCGTTCGGGCATCTCGGCGAGCGGGTGCTGGACCGGATCGCCCGTTCCCGTTTCGGCCTGGCGGATGGTTTCGAGGGCAATGCCCAGACGTTCCGGATCGTCACCGAGCTCGACGTCCACGGCACCAGCGGCGAGGGGTTGAACCTGACGACAGCCGTGCGCGCGGCCGTGCTCAAGTATCCCTGGGCCAGGTTCGGGGTGCCTGATCCGCATCCGAGCACCGCCGAGCACGCGCCGAAGGGTGGCGGCCGCGGGGAGGAAGGTCTCGGGTCGGGGAAGTTCTCGGCCTACGTCCTGGACGCGGGCGAGATGACGGAAGTGCTGGCTGCCTACCCGCTCATCAAGCCCTGGCGCCAGACGGTCGAATGCTCGGTGATGGATATTGCGGACGACATCGCCTACTCACTCCACGATCTCGACGACTTCCACCGGGCCGGAGTGCTGCAGCATGCCTCGGTGTCTGCGGAGTTCCGCACCTGGAACCGGCACCGCGCCGATCTCGAGAAGGTGCCCCTCACCGAGCTGAAGGCCAACGAGCGGCTGCCCGGCAATTTGCTGGAACTGCTCCGCCGCCGGCTGCATGCCAAGGACGGCTGGATGGTCGACGACGAGGCGTTCGCTGTCGCGGTCGGACGGGTCGGCACCGATCTGGTCGACGGCCTGCTGGCCGTACCGTTCGACTCGTCGCTGGCGGCCGAACGGCTGGTCGGGGAATTCACCCGGAGTTGGATCTCGCATCTGCAGGATTCGGTCCTCGTGTCCAAGGATCCGCCACCTCGAGCCGGTCACATCTCGCTGGACCGACAGGCGTGGCACGAGGTCGCCGTCCTGAAATTCGTCCATCAGCGATTTGTTCTGGACCGTCCCGATCTGGCCATGTTCCAACGCGGCCAGGGGCAGGTGATGGCTGAACTGGTCGCCGATCTGGACTCCTGGTTGGCCGACCCGGTCGACGCCGGACGCGCTCCGCGCCGGCTGATCGACCTCGTCGAACTGGCCACCGGGTCCTACCACCAGCTGGCGAGGTCCAACCCGGGTCTGCTGATCACAAGCACAGGTGAACAGGGCGGCTCGCCTGACGACCTGATCCGGTGGGGGAGGGGTCGCGGCATCATCGACTACGTCGCCTCGCTGACCGATGACCGGGCAGCGAGTTCGGCGGCCACGCTGGCCGGTCACACCGCCCGGCTCTGGGATGCCGGTTCGGCGCTGTGA
- a CDS encoding metal-sulfur cluster assembly factor, producing MTEASIQTHDHAGHDHAGHDHAGHDHGSDDRVARGAAALDDALVAVTAAPVDAALIEDIEEALRDVVDPELGVNIVDLGLIYDLTVDEAKTLTIDMTLTSAACPLTDMIEDQVAAAIMGPGQELVADYKINWVWLPPWGPEKITDDGREQLRALGFNI from the coding sequence ATGACCGAGGCGTCGATTCAAACCCACGACCATGCCGGGCACGACCACGCCGGGCACGACCACGCCGGGCACGACCACGGGTCAGACGACCGTGTCGCTCGGGGAGCGGCCGCTCTCGACGATGCGCTGGTGGCAGTGACGGCGGCTCCGGTCGATGCCGCGTTGATCGAGGACATCGAGGAGGCGCTGCGCGACGTCGTCGATCCCGAACTGGGTGTCAACATCGTCGACCTCGGCCTGATCTACGACCTCACCGTCGATGAGGCCAAGACTCTCACCATCGACATGACGCTCACCAGCGCGGCCTGCCCGCTGACCGACATGATCGAGGACCAGGTCGCGGCGGCCATCATGGGCCCCGGCCAGGAGCTCGTCGCCGACTACAAGATCAACTGGGTCTGGCTGCCGCCGTGGGGCCCGGAGAAGATCACCGACGACGGTCGGGAGCAGCTCCGCGCCCTCGGCTTCAACATCTGA
- the sufU gene encoding Fe-S cluster assembly sulfur transfer protein SufU, whose translation MQMEQLYQEIILDHYRAPHHHGLRDPFDTQVHHVNPTCGDEITLRVKLSGRGTDAVVQDISYDAMGCSISQAATSVMTDLAIGRTLTDALATLDEFNAMVTSRGKIAGDEDTLGDGIAFAGVSKYPARVKCALLGWMAFKDAAVQAVA comes from the coding sequence ATGCAGATGGAGCAGCTCTACCAGGAGATCATCCTGGATCACTACCGGGCGCCGCATCACCACGGGCTCCGCGACCCGTTCGACACCCAGGTGCATCACGTGAATCCGACCTGTGGCGACGAGATCACCCTGAGGGTCAAACTATCCGGCCGCGGCACGGATGCGGTCGTCCAGGACATCTCCTACGATGCGATGGGCTGCTCGATCTCGCAGGCCGCCACCTCGGTGATGACCGACCTGGCGATCGGCCGCACCCTGACCGACGCCCTGGCGACGCTGGACGAGTTCAACGCGATGGTGACCAGTCGTGGCAAGATCGCCGGCGACGAGGACACCCTCGGAGACGGCATCGCCTTCGCCGGCGTCTCCAAATACCCGGCGCGCGTCAAGTGCGCCCTGCTGGGCTGGATGGCATTCAAGGATGCAGCAGTACAAGCGGTCGCCTGA
- a CDS encoding type II toxin-antitoxin system VapB family antitoxin, with the protein MPTLNIKNQRVYELAKMLSERTGRSMTSVIETALERQLDDMGNDRSGIADALHALALEAAPLLQHLAPDPFADLYDEETGLPR; encoded by the coding sequence ATGCCCACGCTCAACATCAAGAACCAGCGTGTCTACGAACTGGCCAAGATGCTGTCCGAGAGAACGGGGAGATCGATGACCAGTGTTATCGAAACGGCCCTGGAGCGGCAATTGGATGACATGGGAAACGATCGCAGTGGTATCGCCGACGCGCTTCATGCTCTGGCACTGGAAGCCGCGCCGCTGCTGCAGCACCTCGCACCAGATCCCTTCGCCGACCTGTACGACGAGGAAACCGGCCTACCCCGATGA
- a CDS encoding acVLRF1 family peptidyl-tRNA hydrolase, with product MSAVGRPRPAAGGGIEVEISAHRVVGWVNRFAGRNTGVEDLRAFPDRLEIFGGDGTLARIEVPFGPMSVGDREPVEALVSHLAGIGLVGLILVRGGAHSVGTAKDGVVLSSSTDRAYLQGRTAAGGWSQQRYARRRGNQLTASLSDAANTAERVLLPFAPRMGGLVLAGDASALRKVMAEPGLQALLALPSRTFGDIPEPRRAVLDAVAERSLVVRIVVRTKEQQAEH from the coding sequence GTGAGCGCGGTCGGCCGACCGCGGCCGGCTGCCGGCGGCGGGATCGAGGTGGAGATCTCGGCCCACCGCGTCGTCGGCTGGGTCAATCGGTTCGCCGGGCGCAACACCGGCGTCGAGGATCTCAGAGCATTCCCGGATCGACTCGAGATCTTCGGCGGTGACGGAACTCTGGCCCGGATCGAGGTGCCCTTCGGACCGATGTCGGTCGGCGATCGTGAGCCGGTCGAGGCACTGGTCTCACACCTGGCCGGCATCGGACTGGTCGGGCTGATCCTGGTGCGAGGCGGCGCGCATTCCGTCGGCACGGCCAAGGATGGTGTGGTCCTGAGTTCATCGACGGATCGGGCCTACCTGCAGGGCCGCACCGCAGCAGGCGGTTGGTCCCAGCAGCGATACGCGCGTCGACGGGGCAATCAACTCACCGCTTCGCTGTCCGACGCGGCCAACACAGCCGAGCGCGTACTGCTGCCGTTCGCCCCCCGCATGGGCGGGCTGGTGCTGGCCGGTGACGCATCGGCCCTGCGGAAGGTGATGGCCGAGCCCGGCCTGCAGGCCTTGCTGGCCCTGCCGTCCCGCACCTTCGGAGACATCCCCGAGCCCAGGCGCGCGGTGCTGGACGCCGTCGCCGAGCGGAGCCTGGTCGTTCGAATCGTGGTCCGCACCAAGGAACAGCAGGCCGAGCACTGA
- a CDS encoding SCO4848 family membrane protein — protein MILSRGWSLFLVAVGVFNWAIWPRFSLAIWDDARAWTGRVGHSSPTSFLLVHAVLVITAVVVGTIVGVLGVRGFLVDRRVRTARSVVAAQPEPSRR, from the coding sequence GTGATTCTCTCCCGTGGTTGGTCTCTGTTCCTGGTTGCCGTCGGCGTCTTCAACTGGGCCATCTGGCCTCGGTTCTCCTTGGCGATCTGGGACGACGCCCGCGCCTGGACCGGGCGGGTCGGTCATTCGTCGCCCACCTCTTTCCTGCTCGTGCATGCCGTCCTGGTGATCACGGCGGTCGTCGTCGGGACGATCGTGGGAGTGCTCGGCGTCCGCGGGTTCCTGGTCGATCGCCGCGTCCGCACGGCCCGGTCGGTCGTGGCGGCACAGCCGGAGCCGTCCCGCCGCTGA
- a CDS encoding cysteine desulfurase, which translates to MTALHEVTDLDRTEPAAPAFDVEVIRADFPILSRTVRDGKPLVYLDSGATSQRPITVIDAEQEYITGHHSAVHRGAHALAEEATDFYEGARDRISAFIGASRPEELIFTKNATEAINLVAYSLGNASTGAAGAGGGQGGRFEVGPGDEILVTEMEHHANLIPWQELARRTGATLRWFGLTDDFRLDLSQIKTLINSRTKVVAFTHQSNVLGTINPVEVLVEAAREVGALTVLDACQSVPHSSVDVSSLGVDFLTFSGHKMLGPSGVGGLYGRYELLAEMPPFLTGGSMIEQVFMDHSTFAAPPARFEAGVPMTSQAVGLGAAVDYLETVGMKAVADHEAQLTGLALQQLSALPGIRIIGPSDLVDRGGAVSFVVDGVHAHDVGQILDDSGVAVRVGHHCAWPLHRRYGLAATVRASFAIYNTPGEVEVLVDAVREAQRFFGAHSSAK; encoded by the coding sequence GTGACCGCGCTCCACGAGGTGACGGATCTGGACCGGACGGAACCGGCAGCGCCGGCCTTCGACGTCGAGGTGATCCGTGCGGACTTCCCGATCCTGTCGCGCACCGTTCGTGATGGAAAGCCGTTGGTGTATCTGGATTCCGGGGCTACGTCGCAGCGCCCGATCACCGTCATCGACGCCGAGCAGGAGTACATCACCGGGCACCACTCGGCGGTGCATCGCGGAGCGCACGCCCTGGCCGAGGAGGCCACTGACTTCTACGAGGGTGCCCGCGACCGGATCTCGGCCTTCATCGGTGCGTCACGCCCCGAAGAACTGATCTTCACCAAGAACGCCACCGAGGCCATCAACCTGGTGGCCTATTCGCTGGGCAACGCCTCGACCGGCGCTGCGGGCGCCGGTGGGGGACAGGGTGGCAGGTTCGAGGTGGGTCCCGGCGACGAGATCCTGGTCACCGAGATGGAGCATCACGCCAACCTCATCCCGTGGCAGGAACTGGCGCGCCGCACAGGAGCCACCCTGCGCTGGTTCGGGTTGACGGACGACTTCCGCCTCGACCTGTCGCAGATCAAGACCCTGATCAACAGCCGGACGAAGGTGGTCGCGTTCACGCACCAGTCCAACGTCCTCGGCACCATCAACCCGGTCGAGGTGCTGGTCGAGGCCGCCCGAGAGGTGGGAGCGCTCACCGTGCTCGACGCCTGTCAGTCCGTACCGCATTCGAGCGTCGACGTCTCGTCGCTCGGGGTGGACTTCCTGACGTTCTCCGGCCACAAGATGCTGGGCCCGTCCGGCGTGGGCGGGTTGTACGGCCGCTACGAGTTGCTCGCGGAGATGCCGCCGTTCCTCACCGGTGGATCGATGATCGAACAGGTCTTCATGGATCATTCGACCTTTGCCGCGCCGCCGGCCCGATTCGAGGCGGGGGTCCCGATGACCTCGCAGGCGGTCGGCCTCGGGGCTGCCGTCGACTACCTCGAGACGGTCGGGATGAAGGCGGTTGCCGACCACGAGGCACAGCTCACCGGCCTTGCGCTGCAGCAGTTGTCGGCCCTGCCGGGGATCCGGATCATCGGTCCGTCCGACCTCGTCGATCGTGGTGGTGCTGTCTCGTTCGTGGTGGATGGCGTCCACGCGCACGACGTCGGGCAGATTCTGGACGATTCCGGTGTTGCGGTACGTGTTGGACACCACTGCGCCTGGCCGTTGCACCGCCGCTATGGCCTGGCGGCGACCGTGCGGGCCTCGTTCGCCATCTACAACACACCGGGCGAGGTCGAGGTGCTGGTGGATGCCGTCCGCGAAGCACAGCGCTTCTTCGGTGCGCATTCTTCGGCGAAGTAA
- a CDS encoding DMT family transporter — MLNPLVLLSATRRRTTTVIGHRMGLVQISTAAVLWGTTGVVVRRLHESAGLGPIAIGFYRLLSAALLLLILSGPKLVQAGRGLRTHPWSLVLAGVGLGVYQVLYFISVAEVGVGVSTVVSLGIAPCVTTAIEAVAARRLPSVRTTLVVLVAVAGLALVAISSSGAASIAAPRPGLGILAAVGSGVSYALTTIVSRRAAQGISPLVMTTTSSVIGAVTLLPLALISGAGFAVTGPAVGQLVYLGAATTVLAYALFYAGLRSTPSSVASVLTLIEPLTATILAVVLLSEPLSLLTVFGGILLLVSIAVLYLAPSGRGSADDAAETVLPR, encoded by the coding sequence ATGCTGAATCCTCTCGTTCTTCTCTCCGCTACCCGCCGTCGCACCACCACCGTGATCGGCCACCGGATGGGCCTCGTGCAGATCAGCACGGCCGCAGTGCTGTGGGGAACCACAGGAGTGGTGGTCCGCCGGTTGCACGAGTCGGCCGGCCTCGGGCCCATTGCCATCGGCTTCTATCGTCTCCTTTCAGCAGCGCTCCTGCTGCTGATCCTGTCCGGACCGAAGCTCGTGCAGGCAGGGCGGGGTCTCCGCACCCACCCCTGGTCGCTCGTCCTCGCAGGCGTCGGTCTCGGCGTCTACCAGGTGCTCTACTTCATCTCGGTCGCCGAAGTCGGAGTGGGCGTCTCCACAGTGGTGAGCCTCGGCATCGCCCCGTGCGTCACCACCGCTATCGAGGCGGTGGCCGCCCGCAGGCTGCCCAGCGTCCGAACGACGCTGGTCGTTCTGGTCGCGGTCGCGGGACTGGCTCTGGTCGCAATCTCCTCCTCCGGAGCGGCCAGCATCGCAGCACCCCGTCCGGGGCTCGGCATCCTGGCGGCCGTCGGCTCCGGTGTGAGCTACGCCCTGACGACGATCGTCAGTCGACGGGCCGCGCAGGGGATCTCGCCTCTTGTCATGACCACGACGAGCAGCGTCATCGGAGCGGTCACCCTGTTGCCCCTGGCTCTGATATCGGGCGCGGGCTTCGCCGTGACCGGCCCGGCCGTCGGCCAACTGGTCTACCTCGGCGCGGCCACGACGGTGCTGGCCTATGCGCTGTTCTACGCCGGCCTTCGATCGACGCCGAGCAGCGTGGCGTCGGTGCTCACCCTGATCGAGCCACTGACTGCAACGATCCTGGCGGTCGTCCTCCTGTCCGAGCCGCTCTCGCTCCTCACCGTCTTCGGCGGGATTTTGCTGCTGGTTTCGATCGCAGTGCTCTACCTCGCCCCGTCAGGCCGGGGATCTGCGGATGACGCAGCCGAAACCGTTCTACCCCGGTAG
- the sufC gene encoding Fe-S cluster assembly ATPase SufC: protein MSTLEIRDLHVSVQTEDGPQEILRGVDLTVTSGETHAIMGPNGSGKSTLAYSLAGHPKYQVTSGTVTLDGEDVLAMTVDARARAGLFLAMQYPVEIPGVSTSNFLRTAATAVRGEAPPIRKWVKEVKSAMTDLEIDPTFADRNVNEGFSGGEKKRQEILQMSLLRPKIAVLDETDSGLDVDALRIVSEGVNRYKASSTEGGEAVGVLLITHYTRILRYIKPDHVHVFVAGRIVESGGPDLADELEANGYVRFAGIGVGTVGAGTVGAGTVGAGAVGAGAVGAGSV from the coding sequence ATGTCAACACTCGAGATCCGTGACCTGCACGTGTCGGTGCAGACCGAAGACGGGCCGCAGGAGATCCTGCGCGGCGTCGACCTGACGGTCACCTCCGGTGAGACGCACGCGATCATGGGCCCCAACGGTTCCGGCAAGTCGACGTTGGCCTATTCGCTGGCCGGTCACCCCAAGTACCAGGTCACCTCCGGCACGGTCACCCTCGATGGCGAGGACGTCCTGGCCATGACGGTGGACGCACGGGCCCGCGCCGGTCTGTTCCTGGCCATGCAGTATCCCGTGGAGATTCCGGGCGTCTCGACGTCCAACTTCCTGCGCACCGCGGCCACCGCCGTTCGTGGTGAGGCCCCGCCGATCCGCAAGTGGGTCAAAGAGGTCAAGTCCGCGATGACGGACCTCGAGATCGACCCGACCTTCGCCGACCGGAACGTCAACGAGGGCTTCTCGGGCGGCGAGAAGAAGCGTCAGGAGATCCTCCAGATGTCGCTGCTCCGCCCGAAGATCGCCGTCCTGGACGAGACCGATTCCGGGCTCGACGTAGACGCACTGCGGATCGTCTCCGAAGGCGTCAACCGCTACAAGGCGTCGTCGACCGAAGGTGGCGAGGCGGTCGGCGTTCTGCTGATCACCCACTACACGCGGATCCTGCGCTACATCAAGCCCGACCACGTGCACGTGTTCGTGGCCGGCCGGATCGTCGAGTCGGGTGGACCCGATCTGGCCGACGAGCTGGAGGCCAACGGGTACGTCCGGTTCGCGGGCATCGGAGTCGGCACGGTTGGAGCAGGCACGGTCGGAGCAGGCACGGTCGGAGCAGGCGCAGTCGGAGCAGGCGCAGTGGGAGCAGGCTCGGTGTGA
- a CDS encoding type II toxin-antitoxin system VapC family toxin: MILDASAIVAVVRLEPEGRPFESAIEQARTNGLSAATLLETSLVLGPELDPTLDRFIELAHITIEPVTGAQVRLARTAYRRFGRGTGHPAGLNFGDCFSYALAMDKRQPLLFKGNDFSKTDVLAAR; this comes from the coding sequence ATGATCCTCGACGCTTCGGCGATCGTCGCCGTCGTCAGGTTGGAGCCCGAAGGCCGACCGTTCGAGTCTGCGATCGAACAGGCGCGTACAAATGGGCTGTCGGCAGCAACACTCCTGGAGACGTCGTTGGTGCTCGGTCCGGAACTCGACCCGACGTTGGATCGGTTCATCGAATTGGCCCACATCACCATCGAACCGGTGACCGGGGCCCAGGTGCGGCTGGCACGCACGGCATATCGCCGGTTCGGGCGAGGGACAGGTCATCCGGCGGGACTGAACTTCGGCGACTGCTTCTCCTACGCACTGGCCATGGACAAGCGTCAGCCATTGTTGTTCAAGGGCAACGACTTCTCTAAGACCGACGTGTTGGCGGCACGATGA
- the sufD gene encoding Fe-S cluster assembly protein SufD has protein sequence MATPVVQDRPVLGGDHAAETVVGGRNVGVGSHSGRVGSLDLADHRPITGREEAWRFTPLRRLRGLHSDAAFTGSDFTITVQGQDGVTARTLSGTEAAAVKGISKYLPIDYASARTFQAADSVYLIDIAPEVSTAAPVVVTFHGNSIGEAVAAHLVVRVGHHAQAQVVVAYEGSATVSENVEIVVGEGARLTYVSEQNWAGDAVHLSHHHVLVGRDATVKHAALTFGGDLVRVVGSVSYDGPGGDAEMLGVYFADAGQHLEHRLFMDHNAPHCKSRVLYKGALQGKSAHTVWVGDVLIRATAEGTDTYEMNRNLLLTEGARADSVPNLEIETGEIVGAGHASATGRFDDEQLFYLLSRGIPEPIARRLVVRGFFGEVLHQLGVESVIERASATIETELAVIGI, from the coding sequence GTGGCCACCCCAGTCGTGCAGGACCGCCCGGTACTCGGTGGCGATCATGCTGCCGAGACCGTCGTCGGAGGAAGGAATGTCGGAGTGGGCTCGCACTCGGGCCGCGTCGGATCCCTCGACCTCGCCGACCACCGGCCGATCACCGGCCGCGAAGAGGCGTGGAGGTTCACCCCGCTACGTCGCCTGCGCGGTCTGCACAGCGACGCAGCCTTCACCGGTTCCGACTTCACCATCACCGTGCAGGGTCAGGACGGCGTCACGGCCAGAACCCTGTCCGGCACGGAAGCTGCTGCGGTCAAGGGAATCTCGAAGTACCTGCCGATCGACTACGCCTCGGCGCGGACGTTCCAGGCCGCCGACTCGGTCTACCTGATCGACATCGCCCCGGAGGTCAGCACCGCAGCCCCGGTGGTCGTCACGTTCCACGGCAACTCGATCGGCGAGGCCGTTGCCGCTCATCTGGTGGTCCGCGTCGGTCATCACGCCCAGGCCCAGGTCGTGGTGGCCTACGAGGGTTCGGCGACCGTCTCCGAGAACGTCGAGATCGTCGTCGGGGAGGGCGCCAGGCTGACCTACGTCTCCGAGCAGAACTGGGCCGGCGATGCCGTTCACCTTTCGCACCACCACGTGCTGGTGGGGCGGGATGCGACGGTGAAGCATGCTGCGCTGACCTTCGGCGGGGATCTCGTGCGAGTGGTCGGGTCGGTCAGCTACGACGGTCCCGGCGGCGACGCCGAGATGCTCGGTGTCTACTTCGCCGATGCCGGTCAGCATCTCGAGCATCGCCTGTTCATGGATCACAATGCCCCGCACTGCAAGTCCCGGGTCCTCTACAAGGGTGCACTGCAAGGGAAGTCGGCGCACACGGTCTGGGTGGGCGATGTGTTGATCAGGGCCACCGCCGAGGGCACCGACACCTACGAGATGAACCGCAACCTGTTGCTGACCGAAGGCGCCCGCGCCGATTCGGTGCCGAACCTGGAGATCGAGACGGGCGAGATCGTTGGAGCCGGCCATGCCAGCGCCACCGGCCGGTTCGATGACGAGCAGCTGTTCTACCTGCTCTCCCGCGGCATCCCGGAGCCCATCGCCCGCCGCCTGGTGGTGCGTGGGTTCTTCGGTGAGGTGCTGCACCAACTCGGAGTGGAATCCGTGATCGAGCGGGCCAGCGCAACGATCGAGACCGAACTCGCCGTCATCGGCATCTAG
- a CDS encoding GtrA family protein: MTVVIPTRNESDSIVELLRQLDQALGQIDAHILFVDDSDDDTPLVIAAAAESLPRNVRVIHRVGSDRSGGLGGAVAAGLRSAASPWVVVLDGDLQHPPATVPVLLETARSSDADLVYATRYEGHGTASGLGGGLRRGVSRSSNLISRGLFPVRLKNVSDPMSGFFAVRLDKIDLDRFRPNGFKVLLELLATQRIRKVASVPFSFQPRFAGESKASLREGFRFLGQLVSVRVGMSPSRLAQMVGFLAVGLLGVGVNTAALWGLTDGPPHLPYLLGSVIATQVAVVTNFLLLESLVFAGSRARSGVRAFGRFWLVSMVLLPVQLALLTLLVEVFRVPPVLANVLVLGVVFVLRYVATSGWVYRWNPIVGDVAAEPVPTRSRPRSGRRPTIVAMAFVPFILALAVCPGVVRVWWAMLGGQAVSALPAVSVVVVVGCTAALVVLKCVPAPDEPDVHDRQLDIILTIPVLAAAVWLALGWRQNWAAGHWSTTGLLALVLFGAAASFVLLGTRTTARMRWALGLPLCLLPVVQVHPWLQVLLLALVVAVTARSVISAVPGNFKALRPSGSASVRPTTPVRPPWRWAAAVVTVVALLIGSITIRQQVSPVDTAAGSSTIGSTP; the protein is encoded by the coding sequence GTGACCGTCGTCATTCCGACGAGGAACGAATCGGATTCCATCGTCGAACTTCTGCGCCAACTGGATCAGGCTCTGGGCCAGATCGACGCACACATCCTGTTCGTCGACGATAGCGACGACGACACACCTCTGGTCATCGCCGCGGCCGCCGAGTCCCTTCCACGGAACGTCAGGGTGATCCACCGGGTCGGGTCCGATCGTTCCGGTGGTCTCGGCGGAGCGGTTGCCGCCGGCCTGCGGAGCGCAGCGTCCCCGTGGGTCGTGGTGCTGGACGGTGATCTGCAGCATCCGCCGGCCACGGTGCCGGTCCTGCTGGAAACCGCGCGTTCCTCCGATGCCGATCTTGTCTACGCCACCCGGTACGAGGGTCACGGAACTGCCTCAGGCCTGGGCGGGGGACTCCGGAGGGGGGTGTCCCGTAGCTCCAACCTCATCTCCCGTGGCTTGTTCCCGGTGCGCCTGAAGAACGTCAGCGACCCGATGAGCGGGTTCTTCGCCGTACGCCTCGACAAGATCGACCTCGATCGGTTCCGGCCCAACGGATTCAAGGTCCTGCTCGAACTGCTCGCCACCCAGCGGATCCGGAAGGTCGCCTCCGTCCCGTTCTCGTTCCAGCCGAGGTTTGCCGGCGAGAGCAAGGCGTCCCTCCGGGAAGGTTTCCGGTTCCTCGGACAGCTGGTCTCGGTCCGGGTCGGCATGTCACCGTCGAGGCTCGCCCAGATGGTCGGATTCCTGGCCGTGGGCCTGCTGGGTGTCGGCGTCAATACCGCCGCCCTCTGGGGTCTGACCGACGGGCCCCCGCACCTGCCCTACCTCCTCGGGTCGGTCATCGCGACCCAGGTCGCCGTCGTCACCAATTTCCTCCTGCTGGAGAGCCTGGTGTTCGCCGGGTCCAGAGCCAGGTCGGGAGTGCGTGCGTTCGGTCGCTTCTGGCTGGTCAGCATGGTGCTCCTGCCGGTGCAGCTGGCGTTGCTGACCCTGTTGGTCGAGGTCTTCAGGGTGCCACCGGTCCTCGCCAACGTCCTGGTTCTCGGTGTGGTCTTCGTGCTCCGGTACGTCGCCACCTCGGGATGGGTGTACCGGTGGAATCCGATCGTCGGAGATGTTGCGGCCGAACCCGTTCCGACGAGATCGCGGCCCCGTTCCGGCCGCCGGCCCACGATCGTCGCCATGGCCTTCGTGCCGTTCATCCTCGCGTTGGCGGTGTGCCCGGGGGTGGTGCGTGTGTGGTGGGCGATGCTGGGTGGGCAGGCCGTCTCTGCGTTGCCCGCGGTGTCCGTCGTCGTCGTCGTCGGATGCACCGCGGCGCTGGTGGTGCTGAAATGCGTGCCGGCTCCGGACGAGCCTGACGTCCACGATCGCCAACTGGACATCATCCTGACGATTCCCGTCCTGGCCGCGGCGGTGTGGCTGGCACTGGGGTGGCGGCAGAACTGGGCCGCGGGCCATTGGAGCACCACCGGTCTGCTGGCGTTGGTCCTCTTCGGTGCTGCCGCTTCATTCGTCCTGCTCGGGACCCGGACCACCGCCAGGATGAGGTGGGCCCTCGGCCTGCCGTTGTGCCTGCTCCCGGTCGTGCAGGTGCACCCGTGGCTGCAGGTCCTGCTCCTTGCGCTCGTGGTGGCCGTCACCGCAAGGAGCGTGATCTCAGCGGTACCAGGCAATTTCAAGGCTCTGCGGCCGTCCGGCTCTGCGTCCGTTCGTCCGACGACCCCTGTTCGTCCTCCCTGGCGCTGGGCGGCCGCGGTGGTCACGGTGGTCGCGCTGCTGATCGGCAGCATCACCATCCGGCAGCAGGTCTCGCCCGTCGACACGGCTGCCGGATCTTCGACGATCGGGTCGACGCCTTGA